A stretch of the Rosa rugosa chromosome 5, drRosRugo1.1, whole genome shotgun sequence genome encodes the following:
- the LOC133711614 gene encoding putative EG45-like domain containing protein 1, with the protein MGIQNILIILSIVACLMSTSMATPGTATYYTTYIPSACYNYTQEGVMIAAAGDAIWNNGAACGKFVTVKCTGPRNLVPPPCTNANVTVKIIDHCPGCPFTLDLSKEAFTKIANPMGGIINIDYYLV; encoded by the exons ATGGGGATTCAGAATATTTTGATTATCTTGAGCATCGTCGCCTGCCTCATGTCGACATCTATGGCCACACCAGGAACTGCTACTTACTACACCACCTATATTC CATCAGCATGCTACAATTACACCCAAGAAGGTGTGATGATTGCAGCAGCAGGTGACGCCATATGGAACAATGGTGCAGCATGTGGGAAATTTGTCACCGTTAAATGCACAGGTCCTAGGAATCTCGTACCGCCTCCTTGCACCAATGCAAACGTAACTGTAAAAATTATAGATCATTGTCCCGGATGCCCATTTACTCTCGACCTTTCTAAAGAGGCTTTCACCAAAATCGCTAACCCTATGGGGGGAATAATTAATATTGATTATTATCT GGTATAA